One part of the Mangrovibacillus cuniculi genome encodes these proteins:
- a CDS encoding AzlC family ABC transporter permease, giving the protein MQPSSALDIERANDSGTTFNQGIKAGLPIAMGYMPIALTFGLVAKSTGLEVWEAVFMSLLVFAGASQFIALNLIALSTGVIGIIITTFIVNIRHFLMSASVQAKIDEKSKAKKALLSFGLTDETFSVLSLQPGKVSASFTAGVMLVSYSSWVIFSGVGHAIGASLPTILQESMSIALYAMFVGLLVPSFKTSTKVITLAVTAALINSMLTLSAIVQPGWAIVISTLTSAILVECVAYSRGEGQQ; this is encoded by the coding sequence ATGCAGCCTTCTTCGGCCTTGGATATAGAGAGAGCAAACGATTCTGGTACGACGTTTAATCAAGGGATAAAAGCGGGTCTACCTATTGCTATGGGCTACATGCCTATTGCATTAACTTTTGGTCTAGTCGCAAAAAGTACAGGATTGGAAGTTTGGGAAGCCGTTTTTATGAGTTTGCTTGTTTTTGCTGGTGCCTCTCAGTTTATTGCATTGAATTTAATTGCTCTAAGTACTGGTGTCATAGGCATTATCATCACTACATTTATTGTAAACATCCGACATTTCCTCATGTCTGCTAGTGTGCAGGCAAAAATAGACGAAAAGTCAAAAGCGAAAAAAGCATTGCTTAGTTTTGGATTAACAGACGAAACCTTTTCTGTATTATCTCTACAACCAGGTAAAGTTTCCGCTAGTTTTACGGCGGGTGTTATGCTTGTTTCCTACAGTAGTTGGGTGATTTTTTCAGGTGTAGGGCATGCGATTGGTGCTAGCTTACCTACAATTTTACAAGAGAGTATGTCCATCGCATTGTACGCAATGTTTGTAGGGTTACTAGTTCCGTCATTTAAGACTTCCACTAAAGTAATTACACTTGCTGTAACGGCTGCACTTATTAATTCTATGTTGACTTTAAGCGCAATCGTTCAGCCTGGATGGGCCATTGTGATCTCCACTCTTACTTCCGCTATTCTTGTAGAATGTGTGGCTTATAGTAGAGGGGAGGGACAACAATGA
- a CDS encoding AzlD domain-containing protein, with translation MNWSFFAILVGMSLVTYIPRVLPVFMMGEKPLPPFVENVLKNVPYATLGALIFPGILLIHESIWFGLGGAVFAITIAWLGANVLVVVLGSIAFVSVMHLIVSIL, from the coding sequence ATGAACTGGAGTTTCTTTGCTATTTTAGTAGGTATGTCATTAGTAACGTATATTCCGAGAGTTTTACCTGTGTTTATGATGGGAGAAAAGCCTCTACCGCCGTTCGTAGAAAATGTATTAAAAAATGTGCCGTATGCAACACTTGGAGCTTTAATCTTTCCAGGAATCTTACTAATCCATGAATCCATCTGGTTCGGATTAGGAGGAGCAGTGTTTGCAATTACCATTGCATGGCTAGGTGCGAATGTCCTAGTGGTGGTTCTTGGATCAATTGCGTTTGTTAGTGTGATGCATTTAATTGTGTCAATTCTATAA
- a CDS encoding M48 family metallopeptidase, whose translation MRRKWLLRLLTGYVLFGIAMYIYLYFLHDGTVPDSVKGTAADPSSFMNSREWTLSQEYSTVKNLLFFLATPFEWVFLLGVFFIGLSKKLEDISEGFTKWKAFHTAMYTVTLSLLSFVAMFPFSYASYHFSKLYHISNETFQDWMKDEIINFWVDAIIMVPVFIVLFMLMRKYPKNWWFPAWLLSVPFTVFLLFIQPVVLDPLFNEFSPLQDKELETKILAMAQEAEIPTDHVYQVNKSAETNAMNAYVTGIGSNARIVLWDTTLESLTDEEILFIMAHEISHYREKDIYWGLASYLFLTLLGLYISARVLTRFEQKESLVGFDQSNQLRVLPILLVTWSLLSFAISPVENWVSRTKEVRSDQYALSVTGNEEAAVSTFQKLTLSSLGEMNPPLLVKWFRYGHPPMVERILLISDKE comes from the coding sequence ATGAGACGAAAATGGTTACTACGATTACTTACCGGTTATGTCCTGTTTGGGATTGCAATGTATATTTATCTTTACTTCTTACATGATGGTACAGTTCCAGATAGCGTGAAGGGGACAGCTGCAGATCCATCCAGCTTTATGAACAGTCGAGAATGGACATTGAGCCAAGAATATTCTACAGTAAAAAATTTATTATTCTTTCTTGCCACTCCTTTTGAATGGGTATTCTTATTAGGTGTGTTTTTTATTGGTTTATCAAAGAAGCTAGAAGATATTTCGGAAGGATTTACCAAGTGGAAAGCATTTCATACGGCGATGTACACAGTTACGTTATCCTTGCTCTCTTTTGTGGCAATGTTTCCATTTAGTTATGCTAGCTACCATTTTTCCAAGCTTTATCATATTAGTAATGAGACGTTTCAAGATTGGATGAAAGATGAGATTATCAATTTCTGGGTAGACGCTATTATCATGGTGCCCGTATTTATAGTCTTGTTTATGTTGATGAGGAAGTATCCTAAGAATTGGTGGTTCCCTGCATGGTTACTATCTGTTCCGTTTACTGTTTTCTTATTATTTATTCAACCAGTCGTGTTAGACCCATTGTTTAACGAATTTAGTCCACTACAGGATAAGGAATTAGAAACGAAGATTTTAGCAATGGCTCAAGAAGCAGAAATTCCTACCGATCATGTGTATCAAGTAAATAAGTCGGCAGAAACCAATGCTATGAATGCCTATGTAACTGGTATAGGGAGTAATGCTCGAATTGTGCTGTGGGATACAACGCTTGAATCCTTGACAGATGAGGAGATCTTGTTCATTATGGCGCATGAAATCAGTCACTACCGAGAAAAGGATATATACTGGGGATTAGCGTCGTATTTATTTTTAACACTTTTAGGATTGTATATAAGCGCTAGAGTGTTAACGAGATTTGAACAAAAAGAGTCTCTTGTAGGGTTTGACCAAAGTAATCAACTACGTGTGTTACCAATTTTATTAGTTACTTGGTCCCTTTTAAGTTTTGCGATCAGTCCTGTGGAGAATTGGGTTAGTAGAACTAAAGAGGTACGTTCTGATCAGTATGCATTATCCGTGACTGGGAATGAAGAAGCAGCTGTTTCAACTTTCCAAAAACTAACTCTTTCAAGTTTAGGTGAGATGAATCCTCCACTACTAGTAAAGTGGTTCAGATATGGTCATCCTCCAATGGTAGAAAGAATTTTATTGATTTCTGATAAGGAATAA
- a CDS encoding IDEAL domain-containing protein, producing the protein MKNEKSYTEMMKAQAMSRLQERESYLFHLYLDMFLRDVLWTHNEQLLRKDIDAALDAKDYEAFQSATSALQKHLLAYGS; encoded by the coding sequence ATGAAAAATGAAAAATCGTACACAGAAATGATGAAAGCCCAAGCGATGTCGCGCCTACAAGAAAGAGAATCCTATTTATTCCATTTGTATCTAGACATGTTCTTACGTGATGTCTTGTGGACACATAACGAGCAACTTTTACGCAAAGACATTGACGCAGCTCTTGATGCAAAAGATTACGAAGCATTTCAGTCCGCGACGTCAGCTCTTCAAAAACACCTTCTCGCTTATGGCTCGTAA
- a CDS encoding competence protein ComK has protein sequence MSHMKTDRKHISGDVMLLRPLEYGHRIFTEVISAQGSFLNPMKPIDVIKFSCEYYGSSLDGRIHGTKNMIQVTKKCPIMISPESDIFMFPTKSPFHPQCIWVAVNHVTHYQSTPTGETSVTFTDKKVIQLPISYASFEQQMRKTAMLQISYLNRQEKSKKQQSFLITKNSRSPFHL, from the coding sequence ATGTCACATATGAAAACTGACAGGAAGCATATTTCAGGAGATGTTATGTTACTTAGACCATTAGAATACGGACATCGAATATTCACAGAGGTAATTTCAGCTCAAGGGAGTTTTTTAAATCCAATGAAACCGATTGATGTAATTAAATTTAGTTGTGAATACTATGGTTCATCTTTAGATGGTAGAATACATGGTACGAAAAATATGATTCAAGTGACGAAAAAATGTCCCATCATGATTTCTCCAGAGAGCGACATATTTATGTTTCCAACGAAATCTCCGTTTCACCCTCAATGTATTTGGGTAGCAGTCAATCATGTTACTCACTATCAATCTACTCCAACCGGAGAAACTTCTGTAACGTTTACCGATAAAAAAGTCATTCAATTGCCAATATCCTATGCATCATTTGAGCAGCAAATGAGAAAAACAGCAATGCTGCAAATTAGTTACTTAAACAGACAAGAAAAAAGTAAAAAACAGCAATCTTTTCTTATAACTAAAAATTCTAGGAGCCCGTTTCATCTTTAA
- a CDS encoding TVP38/TMEM64 family protein produces MSELFTLDKLLELIGEYRSLGPIVAIVLPFLEAFLPFLPLIIFVTVNVNAFGLLWGFIFSWIGSVLGACVVFLLIRRYGHTRLLRWLTSKKTIQRLTVWVEQKGFGPLFVILCFPFTPSAVVNVVAGLSRIKFITFTFAVMLGKLVMIFTLSYIGYDIASLVKQPIRTAILLVIIALLWLVGKQVEKRLMVVQTKVGQREKGNE; encoded by the coding sequence TTGAGTGAACTGTTTACTTTGGACAAGTTACTAGAATTAATTGGCGAATACCGTTCGTTGGGTCCAATCGTAGCTATAGTATTACCATTTTTAGAAGCATTCCTTCCATTTTTACCACTGATTATTTTCGTGACGGTAAATGTAAATGCTTTTGGTTTACTTTGGGGATTTATCTTTTCATGGATAGGTTCTGTACTAGGAGCTTGTGTTGTATTCTTATTAATAAGACGTTACGGTCATACACGATTATTGAGATGGTTAACGAGTAAGAAGACGATACAACGGTTAACCGTTTGGGTGGAACAAAAAGGTTTCGGACCGCTTTTTGTTATCCTTTGTTTTCCGTTTACACCATCTGCAGTCGTAAACGTGGTTGCCGGATTGTCTAGAATTAAGTTTATTACTTTTACGTTTGCGGTAATGCTTGGTAAACTAGTAATGATCTTTACATTAAGTTATATTGGTTACGATATTGCATCGCTTGTAAAACAACCTATCAGAACTGCTATCTTATTAGTGATCATTGCTTTGCTATGGTTAGTTGGAAAGCAAGTAGAAAAGCGATTAATGGTAGTTCAAACAAAAGTTGGGCAGCGTGAAAAGGGGAACGAATAA
- the lepB gene encoding signal peptidase I, which yields MKTSWKRELWEWAKAIIVGLLLFIVIRSFLFSNYVVDGQSMMPTLEDEDKLIVNRIGYTVGSIDRFDVIVFHATEEDDYVKRVIGLPGDTVSYQNDQLYVNGEPLPEPYLDEFKEASGEIYLTGDFTLEQLPGGETEVPEDMYFVLGDNRRGSKDSRHIGFIPKENVVGEVSVRYWPFDNFEAGFNPTK from the coding sequence ATGAAAACAAGTTGGAAAAGAGAATTATGGGAATGGGCAAAAGCCATTATCGTAGGTTTATTATTATTTATAGTAATTCGCTCATTCTTGTTTTCGAATTATGTGGTAGATGGTCAATCCATGATGCCTACGTTAGAAGATGAAGATAAATTAATCGTCAATCGCATCGGCTATACGGTAGGAAGTATAGATCGTTTTGATGTCATTGTGTTTCACGCTACAGAAGAAGATGATTATGTGAAACGAGTAATAGGGTTACCTGGAGATACGGTAAGTTATCAAAATGATCAATTGTATGTTAATGGTGAACCATTACCTGAGCCTTATTTAGATGAATTTAAAGAAGCATCTGGAGAGATTTACTTGACTGGAGACTTTACATTGGAACAGTTGCCAGGCGGTGAGACCGAAGTACCTGAAGATATGTATTTTGTTTTAGGGGATAACCGTAGAGGAAGTAAAGATAGTAGGCATATCGGATTTATTCCAAAAGAAAATGTAGTTGGCGAAGTAAGTGTCCGTTATTGGCCGTTTGATAACTTTGAAGCTGGGTTCAATCCAACTAAATAA
- the sda gene encoding sporulation histidine kinase inhibitor Sda yields the protein MTSLKMLTDDQLKEAYKKAQKFDLPIEFLEILKMEIFSRNTIETEYERKKV from the coding sequence ATGACGTCACTGAAAATGCTGACTGATGATCAATTAAAAGAAGCTTATAAAAAAGCACAAAAATTTGATTTACCGATAGAATTTCTAGAAATTTTGAAGATGGAAATTTTTTCTAGAAATACGATTGAGACGGAATATGAGCGAAAAAAAGTTTAA
- a CDS encoding MFS transporter: MNFTKYLPVYLFLVGLLVACNIYTLIPLYPVLSDQFSNEQSAIAIGSSLFTLSYGVGLLVFGSLVTRFAHKHIILFGMLSAFITSIFVGFSSSLEELYITRTLQGFSLGSFAPVAFSLCYAWFSGKILPIMITALNTSFLIAGIVGQLWSSYISLSLSWPYVYLSFALVYFLLFVFGIPSIPLIRPSLKIKQPSFIEIGTKIPLLFCYIIVFTLLASIVGYYDALQRSFTGPPSELFLIRFIGLIGIIPSLFNHIFIERIGLYKTFCVGLLFGCSGFTTVYFTTSVLSFYLSSIAIVAAISILIPTIILLIGSIEVKHRTRAISLYSFILLMGASFSPVLNNWLPFSHSMLLYTCSFLVNFLLLWRISLSRSRSKEKKNGISQPISHISS, translated from the coding sequence ATGAACTTCACCAAATACTTACCTGTCTACTTATTCCTTGTAGGATTACTTGTTGCATGTAATATCTATACTTTAATTCCTTTATATCCTGTATTATCCGACCAGTTTTCAAATGAGCAGAGTGCTATCGCTATCGGTAGCAGTCTCTTCACGTTGTCTTATGGAGTTGGACTGCTTGTATTCGGCTCATTAGTTACTCGATTTGCACACAAACATATTATTCTATTTGGTATGCTTTCTGCATTTATTACTAGTATTTTTGTCGGTTTTAGCTCAAGCTTAGAAGAACTTTATATCACAAGAACCTTACAAGGATTCTCACTCGGAAGTTTTGCTCCAGTCGCTTTTTCTCTTTGCTATGCTTGGTTTTCTGGTAAAATCTTACCCATTATGATTACCGCATTAAATACCAGTTTTTTAATAGCAGGGATAGTCGGACAGCTTTGGAGTTCTTATATAAGTCTTTCTCTCAGTTGGCCATATGTATATCTCTCTTTTGCATTAGTATATTTTTTGCTATTTGTTTTTGGTATCCCGTCAATTCCACTAATTCGTCCAAGCTTAAAAATAAAGCAACCTTCTTTCATAGAAATCGGTACCAAAATACCACTTCTTTTTTGTTACATTATTGTTTTCACCTTACTTGCAAGTATTGTAGGGTACTATGATGCACTTCAACGGTCGTTTACCGGTCCACCGAGTGAATTATTTCTTATTCGGTTTATTGGATTAATTGGTATCATTCCTTCTCTATTCAATCATATTTTTATTGAACGAATAGGGCTGTATAAAACTTTTTGCGTAGGACTTCTTTTTGGGTGTAGCGGGTTCACTACAGTATATTTTACCACGTCAGTCCTATCATTTTATCTTTCATCCATTGCCATCGTTGCGGCTATTTCCATTTTAATACCAACAATTATTTTATTGATTGGTTCCATTGAAGTAAAGCACCGAACTCGTGCAATAAGTTTATATTCATTTATTTTACTCATGGGCGCAAGTTTTTCACCGGTCTTAAATAATTGGTTACCTTTTTCTCATTCCATGCTTCTTTATACTTGTAGTTTCTTGGTTAACTTTCTTCTACTTTGGAGAATTTCGCTATCCCGTTCACGCAGTAAGGAAAAGAAGAACGGAATTTCACAACCTATATCCCACATTTCATCCTAG
- the addB gene encoding helicase-exonuclease AddAB subunit AddB: protein MGLTLHIGRSGTGKSTKTLKEIAALEQENPIGPSIIYLVPDQMTFQSEQALIEESSRNGMIRTQVLSFTRLAYRVLQETGKLTRYHVNSVGLAMFIRKVMEDKREEITLFRKVAGKPGFVQHVETLLTEFRRYCVEAEDLDQLKQKALDGGNKALSDKLSDLALMFAPFNALFEEHYIDSEDYFKWLVEGVKESAFLQDAIIFIDGFDSFTPQEFQILEQLLIQCKEVSISLTLDRSMELPVSPLEPFRMTGETFAKLTELCMQNGVPYQLVKEENQYRAMTAGIKHVEEQFLERPAISTLKKDGIQLIQAANRRVEIENVARLIRQEAKEHGVRYREMAILVRNQDAYQELLETILKDYDIPFFIDQKRPMLHHPLIELLRSTIDILRTNWSYEAVFRAVKTDLLFPLDRSTKELRHQMDLLENYVLAYGIKGRDWTKKDRWLYRNTRGLELTNTPQTSDEKEHEQLLNELRLTIMAPIVRLAKRWKQATLGSEKAEVFYLFLEEIDAPAKLDRLRITAEENGDLVHAREHEQAWNAVMELFDQFVEIFGEQELTVETFADMMDAGMASMKFSLVPPSIDQVIVANMETSRLRNIHTAFVIGVNDGVLPAKWTDDGLLSDSEREWFQSVGVAVSPTTTVKLADEEYIAYKTFSLPTNNLVVSYSMANEEGKPLLPSLYIKRLKELFPSLEEEMILGEPFEAEEKQQFSYLSHPGTAIPFVTSALQFAKRGYQIHDLWWEAARFYTEDTAYRVPAQIVFRSLAYQNKALPLSEETATKLYGEEIQASVTRMELFNSCPFSHFARHGLRLRERQYHRLEAPNIGELFHGALKYIADQIQANDLSWASLSKKQIDKLSVDAVSVLSPRLQHQILLSSKRYEYIRYKLQEIVKRASYTLTKQAQSSGFAPVGLEIPFGPNKMLSTDEIPLINGKSMVLRGQIDRVDKAEKDGKVYVRIVDFKSSKKDLDLTEVYYGISLQMLTYLDMMIEHGKPLVGEDVTPAGMLYFHMQNPLVKTKSFLTEEEIEEALLKEFKMKGYVLDDHEVVDLMDQSLEQGSSLYVPIGKKKDGSLTAASKVTTKMEMNSLRSHVHRLYQESGTSMTNGEVNITPYKLKEKIPCTFCSYKSVCQFDHGLEENEYRNLSALSNKEVLKKMVEGESAE from the coding sequence ATGGGATTAACTTTACATATTGGCAGAAGTGGGACTGGAAAATCAACCAAAACACTGAAAGAAATAGCAGCCCTAGAGCAAGAGAATCCAATAGGGCCTTCCATAATATATCTAGTTCCAGATCAAATGACCTTTCAATCTGAGCAGGCACTAATTGAAGAGTCATCAAGAAATGGAATGATTCGAACGCAGGTATTGTCTTTTACTCGATTGGCTTATCGCGTGTTGCAGGAAACAGGAAAACTTACTCGCTATCATGTTAATTCTGTAGGACTTGCCATGTTTATTCGAAAAGTGATGGAGGATAAACGGGAAGAAATAACCTTATTCCGAAAAGTGGCAGGCAAGCCTGGTTTTGTCCAACACGTGGAAACATTATTAACCGAATTTCGACGTTATTGTGTGGAAGCGGAAGACTTAGATCAACTAAAACAAAAAGCATTAGATGGTGGTAATAAGGCTTTATCGGACAAGCTTAGTGACCTGGCATTAATGTTTGCTCCATTTAATGCATTGTTTGAAGAGCATTACATTGATTCGGAAGACTATTTTAAATGGCTAGTAGAAGGCGTGAAAGAATCAGCTTTTTTACAAGATGCCATTATCTTTATTGATGGATTTGATAGCTTTACACCCCAAGAGTTTCAGATTCTCGAGCAGCTATTAATACAGTGTAAAGAAGTGTCTATTTCTTTAACTCTCGATCGATCGATGGAATTACCAGTTTCTCCTTTAGAGCCGTTTAGGATGACAGGAGAAACTTTCGCAAAGCTTACAGAACTCTGTATGCAAAATGGAGTACCGTATCAACTTGTGAAGGAAGAAAATCAATATCGTGCAATGACTGCAGGTATAAAGCATGTAGAAGAACAGTTTTTAGAAAGACCAGCAATTTCTACATTAAAAAAAGATGGAATTCAGTTAATACAAGCTGCTAATCGCCGAGTAGAAATAGAGAATGTTGCGAGACTTATTCGACAAGAAGCAAAAGAACACGGTGTCAGATACCGTGAAATGGCGATTTTAGTCCGCAATCAAGACGCGTATCAAGAGTTGTTAGAGACAATTTTAAAAGATTATGATATTCCTTTCTTTATAGATCAGAAAAGACCCATGCTTCATCATCCCTTGATTGAATTACTGCGTTCGACCATTGATATTTTACGAACAAACTGGTCATATGAAGCGGTTTTTCGTGCAGTAAAAACAGACTTACTATTTCCATTAGATCGCTCCACAAAAGAGTTGCGTCATCAAATGGACCTGTTAGAGAACTATGTGTTAGCCTATGGGATTAAAGGACGAGATTGGACTAAAAAAGATCGCTGGCTTTATCGAAATACTAGAGGACTCGAACTAACGAATACACCACAAACTTCCGATGAGAAAGAGCATGAACAACTGTTAAATGAACTGCGATTGACCATTATGGCACCAATTGTACGTCTAGCAAAAAGATGGAAGCAAGCAACGTTAGGTTCGGAAAAAGCAGAAGTATTTTATTTATTCTTAGAGGAAATTGATGCACCAGCAAAATTAGATCGACTTCGAATAACCGCTGAAGAAAATGGTGACTTAGTTCATGCTAGGGAGCATGAACAAGCGTGGAATGCTGTTATGGAGCTGTTCGATCAATTTGTTGAAATATTTGGGGAGCAAGAACTTACAGTGGAAACATTTGCAGACATGATGGATGCAGGGATGGCTTCCATGAAGTTTTCTTTAGTGCCTCCAAGTATTGATCAAGTGATCGTTGCCAACATGGAGACTTCTCGTTTACGTAACATACATACCGCGTTTGTTATTGGAGTGAACGACGGCGTGTTACCAGCTAAATGGACAGATGATGGCTTGTTATCTGATAGTGAAAGAGAATGGTTCCAGTCTGTTGGTGTCGCTGTTTCTCCTACTACCACGGTTAAACTTGCAGATGAAGAATACATTGCGTATAAAACTTTTAGTTTACCAACAAATAACCTTGTAGTTTCGTATAGCATGGCAAATGAAGAAGGGAAGCCATTATTACCTTCTCTCTACATTAAGCGCTTAAAGGAACTTTTCCCTAGTTTAGAAGAGGAAATGATTTTAGGGGAACCATTTGAAGCAGAAGAGAAGCAGCAATTTAGTTATTTAAGCCATCCTGGAACAGCGATTCCGTTTGTCACATCAGCCTTGCAGTTTGCCAAACGAGGCTATCAAATTCATGACTTATGGTGGGAAGCGGCAAGGTTTTACACGGAAGACACAGCATATCGTGTCCCTGCTCAAATTGTCTTTCGTAGCTTAGCTTATCAAAATAAAGCATTACCTCTATCTGAAGAGACAGCCACGAAACTATATGGAGAGGAAATTCAAGCGAGCGTAACTAGGATGGAATTGTTTAATAGCTGTCCGTTCTCTCACTTTGCTAGACACGGTTTGCGTTTGAGAGAGCGTCAATACCACCGCTTAGAAGCACCAAACATCGGAGAGTTATTCCATGGCGCGTTAAAATACATTGCGGATCAAATTCAAGCGAACGATTTGAGCTGGGCTTCATTATCGAAAAAGCAGATCGACAAGTTATCCGTAGATGCAGTTAGCGTTTTATCACCGAGACTACAGCACCAAATCTTACTTAGTTCAAAGAGATACGAGTATATTAGGTACAAACTGCAAGAAATTGTGAAACGAGCTTCTTATACGTTAACCAAACAAGCCCAATCCTCTGGTTTCGCACCTGTTGGATTAGAGATACCATTCGGGCCAAATAAGATGCTCTCTACTGATGAGATTCCGTTAATAAACGGTAAGAGCATGGTCTTAAGAGGTCAAATAGACCGAGTGGATAAAGCAGAAAAAGACGGAAAAGTGTACGTTAGAATAGTTGATTTCAAATCGAGTAAAAAAGACTTGGATTTAACAGAAGTGTACTACGGTATTTCTCTACAAATGCTAACGTACCTAGACATGATGATAGAGCATGGAAAACCATTAGTAGGAGAAGATGTCACTCCTGCTGGTATGCTTTATTTCCACATGCAAAATCCATTAGTGAAGACAAAGTCCTTCTTAACAGAAGAGGAGATAGAAGAAGCCTTATTAAAAGAATTTAAGATGAAAGGTTATGTCTTAGATGATCATGAAGTAGTAGATTTAATGGATCAATCACTGGAGCAAGGCAGCTCTCTCTATGTTCCAATTGGCAAAAAGAAAGACGGATCATTAACAGCAGCTTCAAAAGTAACAACCAAAATGGAGATGAATTCTCTTCGTTCGCATGTCCACCGACTTTACCAAGAAAGCGGTACTTCCATGACAAATGGAGAAGTGAATATCACGCCATACAAGTTAAAAGAGAAGATTCCGTGTACATTCTGCTCGTATAAATCCGTCTGTCAATTTGATCATGGGTTGGAAGAGAATGAATATCGAAATCTATCAGCCTTAAGTAATAAAGAAGTGCTAAAGAAAATGGTAGAAGGGGAGAGTGCGGAATGA